One segment of bacterium DNA contains the following:
- a CDS encoding 4Fe-4S dicluster domain-containing protein — MLTSETKQDVSSLGSPGCEIDPAFKQKIAEICGENVMSCYQCGECTAGCPAAFSMDIAPNQVMRMAQLGMKDEVLESSTIWLCAGCETCATRCPRGVALSKVMDACRQIAVKEGKHIKQPNVLKFHKEFLRQVTWHGRAHEIGLMGIYKVRTLDFFSDVFSGIIMFLKGKLGLIPSRVKGLTEVRGLFKKS, encoded by the coding sequence ATGTTGACTTCCGAGACAAAACAGGATGTATCCTCTCTGGGTTCGCCAGGCTGCGAAATCGATCCCGCATTCAAGCAAAAGATCGCTGAGATATGCGGCGAGAACGTGATGAGCTGCTATCAGTGCGGCGAGTGCACAGCGGGATGCCCGGCGGCATTTAGTATGGATATTGCTCCCAATCAAGTAATGCGTATGGCTCAGCTAGGCATGAAGGACGAAGTGCTTGAAAGCTCGACCATCTGGCTATGCGCCGGTTGCGAGACCTGTGCCACACGCTGTCCGCGTGGAGTTGCTCTTTCCAAGGTGATGGATGCCTGCCGCCAGATAGCCGTCAAAGAGGGCAAGCATATCAAGCAGCCGAATGTATTGAAGTTTCACAAAGAATTTTTGAGGCAGGTAACCTGGCATGGCCGTGCACATGAGATCGGCCTTATGGGAATCTACAAGGTCAGGACCCTCGACTTTTTTTCTGATGTTTTCTCTGGAATCATAATGTTTCTTAAAGGCAAGCTCGGCCTGATTCCCAGTAGAGTGAAAGGACTTACCGAGGTGCGAGGGCTGTTCAAGAAGAGCTGA
- a CDS encoding type II toxin-antitoxin system HicB family antitoxin, with product MKRFTVVIERDPSGTFTLTVPALPGYVACGCSEEEVLELAHEGILFHLECLAEEGIEPPSADSAAAKVISLEVAA from the coding sequence ATGAAGCGGTTTACGGTTGTGATTGAGCGAGACCCATCGGGCACGTTTACACTTACGGTTCCCGCCTTGCCGGGATATGTAGCCTGCGGATGTTCGGAAGAAGAAGTACTGGAGTTGGCACACGAGGGGATCCTATTCCATTTGGAGTGTCTGGCTGAGGAAGGTATTGAGCCTCCGTCTGCCGATAGTGCTGCTGCTAAGGTGATAAGTTTGGAGGTTGCGGCATAG
- the mazG gene encoding nucleoside triphosphate pyrophosphohydrolase, with amino-acid sequence MTQDRTCEEWTKLVETVAKLRGPDGCPWDRQQTHESLRKYAIEETYEVVEAIETGDPVKIEDELGDMLLQVLLHAQIASECGQFDIAGVCKGIREKLQRRHPHVFADTQISGVEDVLTNWDKIKHTEPGYEDRKSLLDGVPKSLPALMRAAKMSKKAAKTGFDWPDVHSIFGKIEEETDELKEAIAGNDKAKVKEEIGDLLFTIVNVARHEEIDPEESLRAMLDKFRERFTQIEDHARQAGLSVSDLSLEEMDCIWNKAKAGNRQ; translated from the coding sequence ATGACGCAAGACAGAACATGTGAAGAGTGGACTAAACTGGTGGAGACGGTTGCAAAACTGCGCGGACCCGACGGCTGCCCTTGGGATCGCCAGCAGACCCATGAATCTCTCAGAAAGTATGCAATAGAGGAGACCTACGAGGTCGTCGAGGCAATTGAGACAGGTGACCCGGTCAAAATTGAGGATGAACTCGGCGATATGCTGCTGCAGGTGCTTTTGCATGCCCAGATAGCGAGCGAGTGTGGTCAGTTCGATATCGCCGGTGTTTGCAAGGGTATTCGCGAGAAGCTCCAGCGCAGGCATCCGCATGTATTCGCCGATACGCAGATATCTGGTGTGGAAGATGTGCTCACAAACTGGGACAAGATCAAGCATACCGAACCGGGTTATGAAGACAGGAAATCGCTGCTTGATGGTGTTCCAAAGAGTCTTCCGGCTCTTATGCGTGCGGCCAAGATGAGTAAGAAAGCAGCCAAGACAGGTTTCGACTGGCCGGATGTACATTCCATTTTCGGCAAGATCGAGGAAGAGACCGACGAACTCAAAGAAGCGATTGCCGGCAATGATAAAGCAAAAGTAAAGGAAGAGATAGGCGATCTGCTCTTTACAATAGTAAATGTCGCCAGGCATGAGGAGATCGACCCGGAGGAGTCCCTTCGTGCAATGCTCGACAAGTTCAGGGAGCGCTTCACTCAAATAGAGGATCATGCCAGGCAGGCTGGTCTGAGTGTCAGTGACCTATCCTTAGAAGAGATGGACTGCATCTGGAATAAGGCGAAGGCAGGAAACAGGCAATAG
- a CDS encoding CoB--CoM heterodisulfide reductase iron-sulfur subunit A family protein — protein sequence MRIGVFVCWCGSNIAKTVDVEAVAEAAKEFPGVVYSTNYKYMCSEPGQNMVKDAVKEHKLDRIVIASCSPRLHEPTFQRCIGDAGLNPYMVEMANLREHCSWVHEKTPETTEKAIELVRMAVAKVSKDQPLFRNDIGIEKRALVIGGGIAGIQAALDIADAGHPVVLVERTPSIGGHMAQYDKTFPTLDCAACILTPKMVDCASHPLIDIWSYSEVEKVEGFVGNFEVTIRKKAKSVDESKCTGCGLCLEKCPMKGIPSEFDENVGTRRAIYRPFPQAVPNKPVIDRENCRMFQTGKCGVCQKMCPTGAIDYEQEDQLLTEKFGAIVVATGFKLWDHAKLGEYGYGKYPDVISAIQFERIMNASGPTDGHIVRPSDGKTPKSIAFISCVGSRDDEHGHAYCSKVCCMYNAKQALLVKDKLHDVETYVFYMDIRANGKGYEEFVRRTIEDFGANYIRGRVSKIYPDDGQMVVRGVDTLLGKPVEVRADLVVLATAMEPQVDAKDLARKLGISNDQYNWFSEAHPKLKPVEVLTDGIYLAGACQYPKDIPDTVAQASGAASKVTGLFSKPAIKSEPMIAYINEDTCAGCGLCVGVCPFGAIDLVEVMDRAKSTRENKVMKTVASVNEGVCKGCGTCSAACRSLSARLRGFEGSQILAEIDALADMAKVEK from the coding sequence ATGCGAATTGGCGTTTTTGTTTGCTGGTGTGGATCGAATATAGCTAAGACTGTGGATGTGGAGGCCGTGGCTGAGGCTGCGAAGGAATTTCCTGGGGTAGTATACTCGACGAACTACAAGTATATGTGCTCCGAGCCTGGTCAGAACATGGTCAAGGACGCGGTCAAGGAGCACAAGCTCGACCGGATTGTTATAGCTTCCTGTTCGCCCAGACTCCATGAGCCTACTTTTCAGCGGTGCATTGGCGATGCGGGTCTGAATCCGTATATGGTCGAGATGGCGAATCTGCGCGAGCACTGCTCATGGGTTCACGAGAAGACTCCCGAAACCACTGAAAAGGCTATCGAGCTTGTGCGGATGGCCGTGGCTAAGGTTTCCAAGGATCAACCTCTCTTTAGGAATGATATAGGCATTGAGAAGCGAGCACTGGTTATCGGCGGAGGAATTGCCGGTATTCAGGCTGCACTGGATATAGCCGATGCGGGTCATCCGGTGGTCTTGGTCGAGCGGACGCCATCTATTGGCGGGCACATGGCCCAGTATGATAAGACCTTCCCCACACTCGACTGCGCCGCATGCATTCTCACACCTAAGATGGTAGACTGTGCCAGCCACCCTCTGATCGATATATGGAGCTACTCCGAAGTCGAGAAGGTGGAAGGTTTCGTCGGCAACTTCGAGGTCACGATTCGCAAAAAGGCCAAGAGTGTGGACGAGAGCAAGTGCACAGGCTGCGGTCTATGTCTGGAGAAGTGCCCGATGAAGGGCATTCCGAGTGAATTCGACGAGAACGTGGGCACTCGCCGCGCGATATATAGGCCGTTTCCGCAGGCGGTTCCGAATAAGCCTGTGATCGACCGCGAGAATTGTCGTATGTTTCAAACCGGCAAGTGCGGGGTCTGCCAGAAGATGTGCCCGACCGGCGCCATTGACTACGAACAAGAGGATCAACTGCTCACTGAGAAGTTCGGCGCGATAGTGGTAGCGACCGGTTTCAAACTTTGGGACCATGCCAAGCTGGGCGAATACGGCTACGGTAAGTATCCCGATGTGATTTCAGCGATCCAGTTCGAGAGGATCATGAATGCATCCGGTCCGACCGACGGCCATATAGTGCGCCCATCCGACGGAAAGACACCCAAGTCGATTGCGTTTATATCATGCGTCGGCAGCCGGGATGACGAGCATGGCCACGCATATTGTTCCAAGGTCTGCTGCATGTATAACGCCAAGCAGGCACTTCTGGTCAAGGACAAACTGCATGATGTCGAGACTTATGTCTTTTATATGGACATCCGAGCCAACGGCAAGGGTTATGAGGAGTTCGTGCGACGGACAATTGAAGACTTCGGCGCAAACTATATACGCGGCCGCGTGAGCAAGATATATCCTGACGACGGTCAGATGGTGGTGCGTGGAGTCGATACCCTGCTCGGCAAGCCAGTTGAGGTTCGAGCCGATCTTGTCGTATTGGCGACGGCCATGGAGCCGCAGGTCGATGCCAAGGATCTTGCGCGAAAGCTGGGAATCTCTAACGACCAGTATAATTGGTTCAGTGAGGCTCATCCCAAGCTCAAGCCTGTAGAAGTATTGACAGACGGCATATATCTGGCTGGAGCATGCCAGTATCCGAAAGATATTCCCGATACTGTCGCTCAGGCATCCGGCGCTGCGAGCAAGGTTACAGGTCTATTCAGCAAGCCTGCCATCAAGAGCGAGCCTATGATCGCATATATTAACGAAGACACTTGCGCGGGCTGCGGTTTGTGCGTTGGAGTCTGTCCATTTGGAGCGATTGATCTTGTCGAGGTGATGGACAGAGCCAAGTCAACTCGCGAGAACAAGGTGATGAAGACAGTCGCGTCTGTCAACGAGGGCGTTTGCAAGGGCTGCGGAACATGTTCAGCGGCCTGCCGGTCTCTCTCAGCTCGCCTGCGAGGTTTCGAGGGCAGCCAGATACTTGCGGAAATAGATGCTCTTGCAGATATGGCGAAAGTGGAGAAGTAG
- a CDS encoding GIY-YIG nuclease family protein produces the protein MTKKQFYIYILANKSRTLYVGVTSDLLRRVYEHKHKLIDGFTSKYNVDRLVYFEECGDAISAIEREKQIKSWIRAKKISMIENVNATWNDLSDSWYEQQIPRRSSSE, from the coding sequence ATGACTAAAAAGCAGTTCTATATATACATACTGGCAAACAAGTCAAGAACGCTTTATGTGGGTGTCACGTCAGACCTGCTAAGGCGTGTATATGAGCACAAACACAAGCTGATTGATGGTTTCACGAGCAAATACAATGTTGACCGGCTTGTTTATTTTGAAGAATGCGGCGATGCGATCAGTGCAATCGAACGCGAAAAGCAAATAAAATCTTGGATCAGGGCAAAGAAAATTTCTATGATAGAAAATGTCAATGCGACTTGGAACGACTTGAGTGATAGCTGGTATGAACAGCAGATTCCTCGTCGTTCCTCCTCGGAATGA
- a CDS encoding hydrogenase iron-sulfur subunit: MTQETAVIENATQDAGAKSEWQPRILGILCNWCSYAGADLAGSARLHYPETIRIVRVPCSGRVDPMFVLKGFQKGFDAVMVLGCHPGDCHYAKGNYYARRRIALVKDLLKSLGIPEERFHFEWVSASEGNRFAELVTEMTEKIKKLGPFEGVTP; this comes from the coding sequence ATGACACAAGAAACAGCAGTTATTGAGAATGCGACCCAAGATGCTGGCGCAAAGAGTGAGTGGCAGCCGAGAATACTCGGCATACTATGCAACTGGTGCAGCTATGCTGGTGCTGACCTTGCCGGGAGCGCGCGATTGCATTATCCTGAGACTATAAGGATCGTGCGTGTGCCGTGCTCCGGCCGTGTCGACCCGATGTTCGTATTGAAGGGCTTTCAGAAGGGTTTCGATGCAGTGATGGTGCTCGGATGTCATCCGGGCGACTGCCATTACGCCAAGGGTAACTATTATGCCCGCCGCCGGATAGCGCTCGTCAAGGATTTGCTGAAGAGCCTGGGAATCCCGGAGGAGAGGTTCCATTTCGAGTGGGTATCGGCCTCCGAGGGAAATCGGTTTGCCGAGCTTGTGACCGAGATGACCGAAAAAATCAAAAAATTAGGGCCATTTGAAGGTGTCACACCTTAG
- a CDS encoding type II toxin-antitoxin system HicA family toxin, producing MSPAIPAITGKQASGAAERAGFRLDRQKGSHKVYLRDSDKRRVVIPDHAGKILKRKTLTGIIQDMGLTVDDFIALL from the coding sequence TTGAGTCCGGCGATACCGGCTATTACCGGAAAACAAGCTTCGGGAGCTGCAGAACGGGCAGGCTTCAGGCTGGATCGTCAAAAAGGGAGCCACAAGGTTTATTTGCGGGATTCGGATAAGAGGCGTGTGGTTATTCCCGACCACGCCGGCAAAATACTCAAGCGTAAGACTCTGACTGGTATTATTCAGGATATGGGCTTAACCGTTGATGACTTTATCGCTCTGCTTTAG
- a CDS encoding FHA domain-containing protein — MVFLIFNPSYVQQESSTNMPMPGAAKNVFISAVLLGASFAAMLGGVLLVADELTSPPKRVIIKMATAAAIGALAGTIAGIIGQLAFSAMALTLPVLGVIIGRTIGWAVIGAGGGMGVGFAMGSWRRARMSMLGGLIGGAAGGFLFDMIASVTDGGSASRFIGFILMGAATGAAVALVEDIAKQNWVTVLSGPKEGKSFILTKPTTIIGRDELADIPLFGDPSLAKQHAYLLLQNNDVTVQSANGVSVGVNGSVTQSSQLRDGDLLTLGRFNLRFHQKAGAYTSSLKSTPQSQQRWFDNQPQSQSIPTYTAPQQTIVQPTATGSLSLTVIGGPHMDQQFRFGPGSIKIGREAGCDILLIQDTMVSRSHAEIIWDGTAWNIKDLGSKNGLWVGGRRVREHRLQIGDQIGVGQSILRVDSI; from the coding sequence ATGGTCTTTTTGATCTTCAATCCGTCATACGTCCAGCAAGAGTCAAGCACTAATATGCCGATGCCCGGTGCGGCAAAAAATGTGTTTATTAGTGCTGTGCTGCTTGGCGCATCTTTTGCGGCGATGCTTGGTGGGGTGCTGCTTGTCGCGGATGAACTCACCTCGCCACCCAAACGGGTCATCATTAAAATGGCGACTGCGGCAGCGATAGGCGCTCTGGCGGGAACAATCGCAGGCATCATCGGCCAGCTTGCATTTTCTGCTATGGCTCTCACTCTTCCTGTGCTGGGAGTCATAATCGGCAGGACAATCGGCTGGGCAGTGATCGGCGCGGGTGGGGGCATGGGCGTCGGGTTTGCTATGGGTTCATGGCGGCGCGCCAGGATGAGCATGCTCGGTGGTCTGATTGGAGGCGCTGCGGGTGGATTTCTGTTTGATATGATCGCTTCAGTGACCGACGGCGGCAGTGCAAGCAGGTTTATCGGGTTTATCCTTATGGGCGCTGCAACAGGCGCGGCAGTCGCACTTGTCGAGGATATAGCCAAGCAGAACTGGGTCACAGTCCTCAGCGGACCCAAGGAGGGCAAGAGCTTTATCCTTACCAAGCCGACCACCATTATCGGCCGCGACGAGCTTGCCGACATACCTCTCTTCGGCGACCCATCACTCGCCAAACAGCATGCATATTTGCTGCTTCAAAACAACGATGTGACCGTGCAGAGCGCGAATGGAGTGAGTGTGGGCGTAAATGGTTCTGTAACACAGTCGTCTCAACTCAGGGACGGCGATCTGCTCACACTCGGACGGTTCAATCTACGATTCCATCAAAAAGCGGGCGCATATACGAGTTCGCTAAAATCGACCCCGCAGTCCCAACAGAGGTGGTTCGATAATCAGCCTCAATCGCAGTCAATCCCGACATATACGGCTCCGCAGCAGACGATTGTCCAACCGACTGCGACAGGAAGCCTTTCCTTGACAGTGATCGGCGGTCCTCATATGGATCAACAGTTCAGGTTCGGACCCGGCTCGATCAAGATAGGCCGTGAGGCAGGATGTGATATACTGCTTATTCAGGACACTATGGTCAGCCGCAGTCATGCCGAGATCATCTGGGACGGAACAGCCTGGAATATCAAAGACCTCGGCAGTAAAAACGGTCTATGGGTCGGAGGCCGGAGAGTGCGGGAACACAGGCTGCAAATCGGCGATCAAATAGGTGTCGGCCAGAGCATTTTGAGGGTCGATTCTATTTGA
- a CDS encoding type II toxin-antitoxin system HicB family antitoxin, whose translation MKYTVILEREDDGGFHAFVPALHGCHSQGDTLEEAVENIHEAMEAYVESLKAANEPLPDEDIYVKPVEVAA comes from the coding sequence ATGAAGTATACTGTTATTCTGGAACGCGAAGATGATGGCGGATTTCATGCATTTGTTCCTGCACTTCATGGCTGTCACAGTCAGGGCGATACATTGGAAGAGGCTGTCGAGAATATACATGAGGCCATGGAAGCCTATGTGGAGAGCTTGAAAGCAGCTAACGAACCGCTGCCTGATGAGGATATATATGTCAAGCCTGTGGAGGTAGCTGCTTGA
- a CDS encoding Coenzyme F420 hydrogenase/dehydrogenase, beta subunit C-terminal domain: MSDIENKIREEAKKALESSDLSVVIGWGAGSVPFKTTPVFIDKAEDVDKLVWNPACVNNLAIYLPKLAADKKVGIVAKPCDIRSIIALIQEKQIKRENVYIIGLGCAGVVDAFNLDSQDFHLQDVTGLDWTNEGLKVSTTSCDYTLSCSDCLRDMCLVCTKREPAMFDVKLGEAAKPSEIRESLIPELAEERKAYWNEQFSKCIRCYACRQVCPACYCKVCFADRVEPKWTAKKATAEEAWMFHATRMMHLVGRCIGCGECERVCPVGIPIAELAREMAEAVKKTYDYEAGDPNQESPVLGQYNENDFDPAHHG, translated from the coding sequence ATGTCTGATATAGAGAACAAGATTCGAGAAGAAGCAAAAAAAGCGCTTGAAAGCAGTGATCTCAGCGTTGTCATAGGCTGGGGCGCGGGCAGCGTGCCGTTCAAGACTACGCCTGTGTTCATAGATAAGGCCGAGGATGTAGACAAACTCGTCTGGAATCCTGCATGCGTCAACAACCTGGCTATATATCTGCCTAAGTTGGCTGCAGACAAGAAAGTCGGTATAGTAGCCAAACCATGCGACATCAGGAGCATAATTGCTCTCATCCAGGAAAAGCAGATCAAGCGTGAGAACGTGTATATAATTGGTTTGGGATGTGCAGGTGTTGTGGATGCATTCAATCTCGACAGCCAGGACTTCCATCTGCAGGATGTAACAGGTCTGGATTGGACGAATGAAGGCCTGAAAGTCAGCACGACGAGCTGCGACTATACGCTTTCCTGTTCAGACTGCCTGCGCGATATGTGTCTTGTGTGCACCAAGCGTGAGCCTGCAATGTTCGATGTCAAGCTGGGTGAAGCCGCCAAGCCATCGGAAATCCGTGAGAGCCTGATCCCGGAGCTTGCCGAGGAGCGCAAAGCGTATTGGAATGAACAGTTCTCGAAATGCATTAGGTGCTATGCATGCCGCCAGGTCTGCCCTGCTTGTTACTGCAAGGTCTGCTTTGCCGACCGAGTCGAGCCTAAGTGGACCGCGAAGAAAGCAACTGCCGAAGAGGCATGGATGTTCCATGCCACCAGGATGATGCACTTAGTGGGACGATGCATAGGCTGCGGTGAATGCGAACGAGTGTGCCCGGTTGGCATACCCATAGCCGAGCTAGCTCGTGAGATGGCAGAGGCTGTCAAGAAGACATACGATTATGAGGCTGGCGACCCGAATCAGGAATCTCCCGTGCTGGGTCAGTATAATGAAAACGATTTTGACCCTGCGCATCATGGGTAG
- a CDS encoding FAD/NAD(P)-binding protein has protein sequence MTQTTTEKSSTHACTCNPYEPKLAVIEKIIEETWDTKTFRVVFQDEQLCESFHYEPGQFQEVSVFGVGESTFCLTSSATRKGYIEFSVKKVGSVTEALHEMSEGDIVGIRAPLGNWFPYNEWKGKNLLFIGGGIGMAPMRSLLNFCLDNRADYADIMTIYGARTPGDLCYKYEYDEWNTKGKLYLTVDQGDDDWKDHVGHVPGYLKELAPKPENTIAITCGPPIMIKFALVELANLGFTNEQIYTTLEMKMKCGIGKCGRCNIGSKFVCLDGPVFSYAEIKELPPEF, from the coding sequence ATGACACAAACAACAACTGAAAAATCAAGCACGCATGCGTGCACATGCAATCCGTACGAGCCGAAGCTGGCCGTAATCGAGAAGATAATCGAGGAGACTTGGGACACAAAGACTTTCAGGGTGGTCTTCCAAGACGAGCAGCTTTGCGAGAGCTTCCATTACGAGCCCGGTCAGTTTCAGGAGGTCTCGGTGTTTGGGGTAGGGGAGTCTACATTCTGCCTGACCTCCAGCGCCACCCGCAAGGGCTATATCGAGTTCTCTGTGAAGAAAGTGGGGTCTGTAACGGAGGCTCTTCATGAGATGAGCGAGGGCGATATAGTGGGAATCCGTGCGCCGCTTGGTAACTGGTTCCCATATAACGAGTGGAAGGGCAAGAACCTGCTCTTTATAGGAGGCGGCATCGGCATGGCTCCTATGCGCTCGCTGCTCAATTTCTGCCTGGACAACCGCGCAGACTATGCGGATATCATGACCATATACGGCGCTCGCACTCCCGGTGATCTTTGCTACAAGTATGAGTATGACGAGTGGAATACCAAGGGCAAACTGTATTTGACGGTAGACCAGGGCGATGACGACTGGAAAGACCATGTCGGCCATGTTCCCGGTTATCTCAAGGAACTTGCTCCAAAACCGGAGAACACGATTGCTATCACGTGCGGTCCTCCCATTATGATAAAGTTCGCATTGGTGGAACTGGCCAATCTCGGGTTTACCAACGAGCAGATTTACACCACGCTCGAGATGAAGATGAAATGCGGCATAGGCAAGTGTGGGCGATGTAATATTGGCAGCAAATTTGTCTGCCTTGACGGTCCAGTCTTCTCATATGCCGAAATCAAGGAGCTTCCGCCTGAGTTCTAG
- a CDS encoding CoB--CoM heterodisulfide reductase iron-sulfur subunit B family protein, giving the protein MKYAYFPGCSLESTGKEFNESTKIVAEDLGIELIEIPDWNCCGATSAHSLDHRLSIALPARNLGIAESMGLDVVAPCAACYNRMRSAEVEMKANSDLRDQINSELAKPYTGKIGVKSALEVFSYPEVLEKVAEKTSRKLSGLKPACYYGCLLIRPPKVLGFDDPESPKSLDTAMEMVGAEPVEWYFKNECCGASFGIAKSDMVVKLVGDIISNAKKHGANCIVTACPLCMTNLEMRQAAAGKLRGEDLTMPVFYFTELLGLAMESQGVKKCFASHLVDVNSALDAIGKSDSLMVG; this is encoded by the coding sequence ATGAAATACGCATATTTCCCAGGCTGCAGCCTGGAATCGACAGGAAAAGAGTTCAACGAGAGCACCAAAATTGTTGCGGAGGACCTTGGGATTGAGCTGATCGAGATACCCGACTGGAACTGCTGCGGTGCAACATCCGCTCACAGCCTCGACCACAGGCTCAGTATAGCTCTTCCGGCGCGAAACCTCGGAATAGCCGAGAGCATGGGTCTGGATGTGGTTGCACCATGTGCAGCGTGCTATAATCGCATGCGCAGCGCCGAGGTCGAGATGAAAGCGAATTCCGACCTTCGCGACCAGATCAATTCAGAGTTGGCAAAGCCATATACAGGCAAGATAGGCGTCAAGTCTGCTCTGGAAGTCTTTTCCTATCCAGAAGTGCTCGAAAAGGTTGCCGAAAAGACCAGCCGAAAGCTATCTGGACTTAAACCTGCGTGCTATTACGGGTGTCTGTTAATCCGCCCACCCAAGGTGCTTGGTTTTGACGATCCTGAAAGCCCGAAGAGTCTGGATACGGCCATGGAGATGGTGGGCGCGGAGCCTGTGGAGTGGTATTTCAAAAACGAGTGCTGCGGCGCCAGTTTCGGTATTGCCAAGAGCGATATGGTAGTCAAGCTAGTTGGCGACATTATTTCGAATGCCAAGAAGCACGGTGCGAACTGTATCGTGACTGCATGCCCATTGTGTATGACCAATCTCGAAATGCGTCAGGCAGCCGCAGGCAAACTTCGTGGAGAAGACCTGACCATGCCGGTTTTCTATTTCACCGAGCTTTTGGGTCTAGCGATGGAGTCGCAGGGCGTGAAGAAGTGCTTTGCGAGTCACTTAGTGGATGTGAACTCTGCGCTGGATGCTATAGGCAAGTCTGATAGTCTGATGGTTGGATAG
- a CDS encoding 4Fe-4S dicluster domain-containing protein, with translation MSEKIISKDKTQDWIAALMQSHIIVAPMERKDAPAEFREIKAGDEPIIDGSKSMMPPKDWFLPRYETLFKVCRGAEGPKVEPAVPECKSTVVLGMWLPDAAAIRVLDQVFLDDKFKDPYYAARRENTVLVAVMPAEKRWSWFCNSVDDVEKWKDSVDVLMYDLGDKFYVEGISAKGEEIITGAYFGEPSEADTIARNQVWDLFAKCEKLPFAGKALYDNLAWEDPVWDEISQKCIACGMCSYMCPSCSCFDIQDETCGSCTERYRCRDTCQFEDFTLMGAGHNPRNNQLPRSRQRLLHKFKYQHEQFGVVGCTGCGRCVELCPVNVDIRDVLTRTCSKERAEEPVKAD, from the coding sequence ATGAGCGAGAAAATCATCTCAAAAGATAAAACTCAGGATTGGATAGCTGCACTGATGCAGTCACATATAATTGTGGCTCCTATGGAGCGTAAAGACGCACCTGCTGAGTTCAGGGAAATCAAGGCCGGTGACGAGCCGATTATCGACGGCAGCAAATCCATGATGCCGCCCAAAGACTGGTTCCTGCCGCGCTATGAGACTTTGTTCAAGGTCTGCAGAGGCGCTGAGGGACCGAAGGTCGAACCGGCAGTTCCAGAGTGTAAATCTACGGTTGTGCTGGGTATGTGGCTGCCCGATGCTGCGGCAATTCGTGTGTTGGATCAGGTGTTTCTGGATGACAAATTCAAAGATCCGTATTATGCTGCTCGCCGCGAGAACACAGTGCTGGTGGCCGTAATGCCTGCCGAAAAGCGTTGGAGTTGGTTCTGCAATTCTGTGGATGATGTCGAGAAATGGAAAGACAGTGTCGATGTGCTTATGTATGACCTCGGCGACAAATTCTATGTCGAGGGCATCAGCGCAAAGGGTGAGGAAATTATCACGGGGGCATATTTTGGTGAGCCGAGTGAGGCTGATACGATAGCTCGCAATCAAGTTTGGGACCTCTTCGCCAAGTGCGAGAAGCTGCCGTTTGCAGGCAAGGCGTTGTATGACAATCTCGCTTGGGAAGACCCGGTCTGGGACGAAATTTCGCAGAAGTGCATTGCCTGTGGAATGTGCAGCTATATGTGTCCGAGCTGCTCGTGCTTCGATATACAGGATGAGACCTGCGGCTCGTGCACCGAGCGCTATCGCTGCCGTGACACCTGCCAGTTTGAAGACTTTACACTTATGGGCGCCGGTCATAACCCGCGCAACAATCAGCTCCCGCGCTCACGCCAGAGGCTATTGCATAAGTTCAAGTATCAGCATGAGCAGTTCGGTGTAGTTGGCTGCACGGGCTGCGGTCGATGCGTGGAGTTGTGCCCGGTGAACGTGGACATCCGCGACGTGCTTACTCGTACATGCTCGAAAGAGCGTGCTGAGGAGCCGGTAAAAGCAGATTGA